Genomic DNA from Candidatus Hydrogenedentota bacterium:
GGAGGCCTGATAGTGATCGCACAACTCGCGTTCCGTGGGCAGTTGCAGGCGCCCTTCCCACGAGCCAGAGAGAATCTGGTCGCGCAAGGCGGCGGCCACGCGGTTGTAGGCGGTCATGGACATGGTGTGCACGGGCGGGTCCCAAGATGCGATTGCACGGTGCGTACAGGAAAAGTATAATTGGTTATAACAACATATTCAAGCCCGCGGGGCGATACGCGCCCTGCTCGAAAGGGATCCCTTGACCCAACCCCTGTTCGCCGGTGCGGCGGAAGTCGATATCACGCCGGAGACCTCGCTC
This window encodes:
- a CDS encoding GntR family transcriptional regulator, producing the protein MHTMSMTAYNRVAAALRDQILSGSWEGRLQLPTERELCDHYQAS